The Kribbella sp. HUAS MG21 genome includes the window GTGACGCCGGAGCAGGCCAAGATCGCCGAGGACGCCGGTGCGGTCGCGGTGATGGCGCTGGAGCGGGTCCCGGCCGACATCCGCGCCCAGGGCGGCGTCTCCCGGATGAGCGACCCGGACATGATCGACGGCATCATCGCCGCGGTGTCGATCCCGGTGATGGCCAAGGCCCGGATCGGGCACTTCGTCGAGGCACAGGTGCTGCAGAGCCTCGGCGTGGACTACATCGACGAGTCCGAGGTGCTCACCCCGGCCGACTACGCGAACCACATCGACAAGTGGCAGTTCACCGTGCCGTTCGTCTGCGGCGCGACCAACCTCGGCGAGGCGCTGCGCCGGATCACCGAGGGCGCGGCGATGATCCGCTCCAAGGGCGAGGCCGGCACCGGCGACGTGTCCAACGCGACCACCCACATGCGCCAGATCCGCCAGGAGATCCGCAAGCTGCAGAGCCTGCCGGAGGACGAGCTGTACGTCGCGGCGAAGGAGCTGCAGGCGCCGTACGAGCTGGTCAAGGAGGTCGCGCAGGCCGGGAAGCTGCCGGTCGTGCTGTTCACCGCCGGCGGGATCGCGACCCCGGCCGACGCCGCGATGATGATGCAGCTCGGCGCCGAGGGCGTGTTCGTCGGCTCCGGCATCTTCAAGTCCGGCAACCCGGCCCAGCGCGCCGAGGCAATCGTCAAGGCGACCACGTTCCACGACGACCCCGACGTGATCGCGAAGGTCTCCCGCGGCCTGGGCGAGGCGATGGTCGGCATCAACGTCGACGAGATCCCGCAGCCGCACCGGCTCGCCGAGCGCGGCTGGTGACCGAGGGACTGCAGGCGGTCGACGAGCGGACCGCACGGGAGCTGCGGGGCCTGGCCCGCGTCCTGGTGCGGTCCGGGTACGCCGACCACGCCGCGATCACGGCCGCGCTCACCGAGGCGGTCGAGGAGGACGCGCCCGCGATGGACGCGTCCGCCCTCGTCCCGCTCCTGATCGGTGAGGCGGTCATCGACCTGAACGCCGAGGCCGCCGGCTGGCCCGCGACCACGGACCCGGACCGGCTGGACGCCGTACTCGCCGAGCTCGAGCGCCGCGGGCTGGTCGTGGTCCGGTACACGTCCGACCACCATGCCGCTCGCGAGGCGCTGGAGGCCGCCGCGAGTCCGCAGGGGCTGGTGTTCTTCACCGACACCGACGTCTGGCACGCCGTCGACTTCGGGATGCTGGAGCTGAAGGTCTGGCACCCGGACACCGCGAACGTCGCGCCCGGCGAGCCGCTGCTGGAGGACGTGCTCGCGCTGCTGCACCAGCACAACCTGCCCGCCGTGTACGACGAAGGCCGCATCGAGGTCACCCTCGACTGGCAGCGAAGGGTAGAGCTGTGACGGTCATCGGCGTGTTCGCGCTGCAGGGGAACGTGCGGGAGCACCTGGCCATGCTCGAGCAGGTCGGTGTCGAGGCGCGTCCGGTACGGCGGCCCGCCGAGCTGGAGCAGGTCGACGCGATGGTGCTGCCGGGCGGCGAGTCGACCACGATGGACAAGCTCGCCCGCGCGTTCGACCTGTTCGAGCCGCTGCAGAAGCGGATCGCGGACGGCATGCCGGCGTTCGGGACCTGTGCCGGGATGATCATGCTGGCCAACGAGATCACCGGCGGGATCGAGGGCCAGGAGACGCTCGGCGGGCTGGACGTGACGGTCCGGCGGAACGCGTTCGGGCGGCAGGTGGACTCCTTCGAGGCCGACCTGGACTTCGCCGCGCTCGACACGCCGTACCACGCCGTGTTCATCCGGGCACCGTGGGTAGAGCGGGTCGGTAGGGACGTCGAGGTACTGTCGACGGTGAGCTCGGGCCCGGCCACGGGTAGGATCGTCGCGGTCCGCCACGATCGGCTGCTGGCCACCTCGTTCCATCCGGAGATGACCGGGGACGCCCGGCTGCACGGGTACTTCGCCGATCTGGTCCGGAGCCGCTGATTCTGTGTTGTAGGTAGAAGGGTTGGGTTCGCCATGTCAGGCCACTCCAAGTGGGCCACCACGAAGCACAAGAAGGCCGTCATCGACGCGAAGCGCGGCAAGCTCTTCGCGAAGCTGATCAAGAACATCGAGGTGGCCGCCCGGATGGGCGGTGGCGACCCTGGCGGGAACCCGACCCTGTACGACGCCATCCAGAAGGCGAAGAAGTCCTCGGTCCCGAACGACAACATCGACCGCGCGGTCAAGCGCGGCTCCGGGGCCGAGGCCGGCGGTGCCGAGTACCAGACGATCATGTACGAGGGCTACGGCCCGAACGGCGTGGCGATGCTGGTCGAGTGCCTCACCGACAACCGGAACCGGGCGGCCGCGGACGTCCGGACGGCGATGTCGCGCAACGGCGGCTCGCTCGCCGACCCGAACTCGGTCGCTTACATGTTCAACCGCAAGGGCGTGATCGTCGTCGCCAAGGAGCAGGACGGGAAGTCGCTGTCCGAGGACGACGTGATGGAGGCCGTGCTGGAGGCCGGCGCCGAGGAGGTCAACGACCTCGGCGAGTCCTGGGAGGTCGTCACCGAGGCGACCGACCTGGTCCCGGCCCGGACGGCGCTGCAGGACGCCGGCATCGACTACGAGTCCGCCGACGTCCAGTTCGTCCCGTCGATGACCGTGGAGCTGGACGCCGACGGCGCCGCGAAGATCTTCCGGCTGATCGAGGCCCTCGAGGACAGCGACGACGTCCAGAACGTCTACGCGAACTTCGACGTCTCCGACGAGATCATGGCCGAGGTCGGCTGATCCACCCGGTGAGCGGGGCGCGCCAGGCGTGCCCCGCTCGTCACATTCCGAGGGCCTTGCCGTCGATCACCTGGGCGGCGGGCGGGGCCTTCGGGGCCGGGATCCGGTTGTAGTCGCTGAACGACAGCGCGTCGGTGCTGGACGACTCGAGCCGCACCGGTCGCGCGGTGGCGGTGTCGACCCACAGGGTCCCGTCCGCGTCCCGCAGGCCGATCGACGCGACGCCGTCGACCGTCCGCGGCGCGGTCTTGCGCAGTTTGCCGCTCGGCTCGAACAGCGTGTCGAAGAACTCCGTCTTGCTGGCGAACAGCGCGAAGTCGCGCAGTTCCTCGTTGTCCAGCGAGGTCTTGATCCAGCGTCCCGCGATCAGTCCCACGATCGCGTCCGCCTCGGCCTGGGTCTTGGTCTGGCTGCGCCAGAACTTGTCGCTGAGCTTGAGGTACGCCGTCCGCCCGACGACCAGCACCGACATCGCGGCGCCGTCGATCGTGATCGACCCCTGCCCCCCGGTCCTGGTGAGCTGGACGTCGAGCACCATCCGCTCCTTGCCGTCGGTCAGCGACCCCTTCATCCGCACACTGGTCGCGGCCTTCGCGGCGGCCTGCGTCTTGCGCAGGATCGACGTCGCCGACAGCCCTGTGATGGTAATGGCCGGCTTCGTCGGGGTCGGCGTCGACGCCGGCGGTGGCGACGCCGATTTCGTGGCCGGAGTGGACGCCGGCGGCGGTGTGGGCGTGGTCGCGAGCGCGTCGTTGGTTGCCGGGTCCGAACCCTGGCAACCAACGACGAGCACAGTCAGTATTCCGGCCACCGCGCCGGCCGTCAGACGACGGATCAGCATCTCGTTCCCCCTCCGCATTCCCCAATGCAGCTACTGGGAGAGATGCCGCCGGCGCCCGAAAAGTTGCTACGGGTTCACGATCTGGTCGCCGATCAGGGCCAGCGTCTGGATCGCGGACAGGCCGTAGAGGGCCGTGGCGTTGGTCGAGACCCACTTGGCGGCCTGGGTCTTGTTGAGCGTGCTGCTGACCTCCTCGGCCGACCACGGGAGCGTCGGCCCGTAGCCGTCGCCGGTGTAGAACTCCTTCCAGGCACGGGCGGCCAGGTCATCGCGGTTCAGCCGGACCGAGGCGTACGCCGTCAGTCGCGCATGGCCCTGCCGCAGGATGAGGTTCCCGAAATGCGCGCCGCATTCGGCCGCCTGCTCCGCCCGCGTGGCGTTGAAGAGCCGGCAGTACTGGAGCCACGCCGCCTCGAAAGCCGGCATGTCGACCAGGTCGATCAGCTCGGCGCAGATCTCCACCTCGCCGAACATGGCGCTCAGATGCGACACGCTCACGGTCTTCGTGGTGACCGGCGCGAATCGCCCGGTGTCCAGGTCGTACAGCCCGCCGCCGGTGACGAACCCGTTGGGCATCGCGGCGATCGTCTCCATCGTCCCGAGCAGCTTGGCCTTCGCCACGTCGGCCTTCGGTCCCTGACGCTCCCACTCGGTCAGCCAGGCGGCCGCCAGCCCGCTCCAGTCGGTACCGAGGCCGATGGACAGCGCATGCGGGTCGGGCGTGTACGGCTCGGTCCGGATCTTCCGCAGAGGGTCCAGCACCAGGAAGGTCTTGTCCGAGTCGACCAGCTCCGACAGCAGGTCGCCAGTACGCTCGTCAGCCGTCAGGTAGTAGTAGAACCGCCGGTACGCCGCCGTACTGATCCGCTGCTGCTTCGCGCTGTCCGCCCAGTGCTGTACGCCGTGCCGCGTCCCGAGGCCGGCCCACTGGCCCAGGTGGTAGACGTCGACCTCGCCGGTGTGCCGCGTCATCGCCTCCGCGAACCGGAAGATGTCCGCCCGCCCGGACCGCAGGAACGCGTACCAGAGCCACAGGTCCGGGGACAGCTCCGAGTTGTCCCACGCGTAGCCGCCCACGTCGTACCGCCAGACGAGCCTGTCCTCGTCGAACGTGTGCATGATGTCGCCGTAGTCCCAGAACCCGTACCAGTGCCGGGACTCGACCTGCCCGCGGTAGTAGTCGAACAGGAAGTCCAGGTGGTCCTCGATCGCCTTCTTCGCCGGCACCGACCGGTCCACCGAGCTGAACAGGGCACCGAACACCCGGGTGTTCACCAGATGGTCCACCGGGTTGATCAGCTGCGGCGGCGTCCGCACCTGGTCGGCGAGGTCACCCAGCCGTGCGGCCGAAGGCGTCGCCGCCAGCGCCCAGAACGTCAGCTCCGACGTCCGGGCGATCCCGTACGGCGTACCGAAGGCGGGCTCGTAGTCCTCGTACGTGATGTTGAGGCCCTCGAGCTGCTCCGGATACGTGTCCTGACCCATGCCGTCGTGGTAGAACCGCGTGTCCATCGCACCGGCCTCCGGCGACCACAGCCACACGGTGACCTCGGCGTCGTCGGTCGCGGCGTTCCGGATGTCCAGCTGGGTCGGGTGCCGCTGCCAGAAATCCCTGAGTCCGAAGGCGAATCCGCCGCTGACGCCGCCGACGTACCCGAGCCCGGACGCGCGCTTGCCCTGGTCGACCGGCACCCAGCCGTAGCCCTGCTTCGTCCGCTTGCGCACGGTGAACCCGTCCGCGTTCAGTTGGCTCAGCGAGTAGTCACCCCATTCGGGGATGTACTGCAGCCGGGTCGTCACCCGCTGGTCCCACGTCGACGGGTCCGGCAGCTTCGTCCCCGCGATCTGCGCGGCCCGTACGGCGGTTCCGGGGTCGCGCCGCAGCCCGGTGATGCCCTTGACCGCCTCGGACAGCGCCCCGTGCCCCTCGCCGACGAACCGGACATGCCGGTCGTACGCCGCATCGCGCATCGGCACCGAGAACCGCACACCGAGCCCGGCGATGTAGTCCTTCTGCCCGTCCCGGTCGTACACGAACGTGTGCACCATCCGCACGTTCTCCGCACCCGCGACGAAGTACAGCCGCACCGTGAACGGCAGCCAGGACATGCCCCTGCGGGACTTGTGCCGGCCTTCCACCTTCACGACCGCGCGCACCGGACCGGCCTGCTCGACGGTCACCTTCTGGACGTCGCTCAGGTACCGCTCCCGGACCGCGCCGCCCTCCTCGTCCTCGGCGATCTTGTCCTGCTTCAGGTTGACGAGCACACCCTTGTGCGCGATCAGCACGTCACCACGCCAGATCTGGCTGACCACCTCCGACCCGCTCTTCCGGATCCGGGTACGGATCACGCCGGTGTCCACGTCGACGTACAGCTTCTCGTCCTTG containing:
- the pdxT gene encoding pyridoxal 5'-phosphate synthase glutaminase subunit PdxT — its product is MTVIGVFALQGNVREHLAMLEQVGVEARPVRRPAELEQVDAMVLPGGESTTMDKLARAFDLFEPLQKRIADGMPAFGTCAGMIMLANEITGGIEGQETLGGLDVTVRRNAFGRQVDSFEADLDFAALDTPYHAVFIRAPWVERVGRDVEVLSTVSSGPATGRIVAVRHDRLLATSFHPEMTGDARLHGYFADLVRSR
- a CDS encoding Tat pathway signal sequence domain protein; amino-acid sequence: MEVSRRTVLAGMAAVPAASLLENVQPAAAAGTPDVKLSWLEGKPTTAAVTTWGTPWPKGAVPANQSFALKAADGTDVPVQSWPTAYWPDGSLKWSAHAIAVETPAESYTLGPGTATAPARPVTVKDEKLYVDVDTGVIRTRIRKSGSEVVSQIWRGDVLIAHKGVLVNLKQDKIAEDEEGGAVRERYLSDVQKVTVEQAGPVRAVVKVEGRHKSRRGMSWLPFTVRLYFVAGAENVRMVHTFVYDRDGQKDYIAGLGVRFSVPMRDAAYDRHVRFVGEGHGALSEAVKGITGLRRDPGTAVRAAQIAGTKLPDPSTWDQRVTTRLQYIPEWGDYSLSQLNADGFTVRKRTKQGYGWVPVDQGKRASGLGYVGGVSGGFAFGLRDFWQRHPTQLDIRNAATDDAEVTVWLWSPEAGAMDTRFYHDGMGQDTYPEQLEGLNITYEDYEPAFGTPYGIARTSELTFWALAATPSAARLGDLADQVRTPPQLINPVDHLVNTRVFGALFSSVDRSVPAKKAIEDHLDFLFDYYRGQVESRHWYGFWDYGDIMHTFDEDRLVWRYDVGGYAWDNSELSPDLWLWYAFLRSGRADIFRFAEAMTRHTGEVDVYHLGQWAGLGTRHGVQHWADSAKQQRISTAAYRRFYYYLTADERTGDLLSELVDSDKTFLVLDPLRKIRTEPYTPDPHALSIGLGTDWSGLAAAWLTEWERQGPKADVAKAKLLGTMETIAAMPNGFVTGGGLYDLDTGRFAPVTTKTVSVSHLSAMFGEVEICAELIDLVDMPAFEAAWLQYCRLFNATRAEQAAECGAHFGNLILRQGHARLTAYASVRLNRDDLAARAWKEFYTGDGYGPTLPWSAEEVSSTLNKTQAAKWVSTNATALYGLSAIQTLALIGDQIVNP
- the pdxS gene encoding pyridoxal 5'-phosphate synthase lyase subunit PdxS, giving the protein MAEMLKGGVIMDVVTPEQAKIAEDAGAVAVMALERVPADIRAQGGVSRMSDPDMIDGIIAAVSIPVMAKARIGHFVEAQVLQSLGVDYIDESEVLTPADYANHIDKWQFTVPFVCGATNLGEALRRITEGAAMIRSKGEAGTGDVSNATTHMRQIRQEIRKLQSLPEDELYVAAKELQAPYELVKEVAQAGKLPVVLFTAGGIATPADAAMMMQLGAEGVFVGSGIFKSGNPAQRAEAIVKATTFHDDPDVIAKVSRGLGEAMVGINVDEIPQPHRLAERGW
- a CDS encoding YebC/PmpR family DNA-binding transcriptional regulator translates to MSGHSKWATTKHKKAVIDAKRGKLFAKLIKNIEVAARMGGGDPGGNPTLYDAIQKAKKSSVPNDNIDRAVKRGSGAEAGGAEYQTIMYEGYGPNGVAMLVECLTDNRNRAAADVRTAMSRNGGSLADPNSVAYMFNRKGVIVVAKEQDGKSLSEDDVMEAVLEAGAEEVNDLGESWEVVTEATDLVPARTALQDAGIDYESADVQFVPSMTVELDADGAAKIFRLIEALEDSDDVQNVYANFDVSDEIMAEVG